Below is a genomic region from Henckelia pumila isolate YLH828 chromosome 3, ASM3356847v2, whole genome shotgun sequence.
tggattttttttattgagattttTTTGTTCATTAGAAGTAACTAAATAATCGAATATTGTTTACTTGACACTGATTCTCTCCTACATAACTCATAAgcaaaaataaaagagaaatttAAAGCAAAATAACACCCAATTCTCAAAATGGGAGGAAAcaaatttgtttgtttgttttttttgcttaggtaaattttaatatatttactaTGGATTTCATGAGTCATGTAGATATcgaataaataatattcattgTATTCAAAGAGTTGAGGCAAATCAAGATCAAACAAAAAAGTTATTGGATGAAAATTAAACTTCCACAATttacatataaaaatttatcaaaaaaaacTCGAGATTACACGAGGTGGATCAATTGAAAATCGAaaccaacaataaaatattttcgtgTTCCATTTATTTAGCCCAAGAAAAATTGGACCTTTACCTTTTTGGGTCTTGTAGGCCTTGGATAGGAATCATTTGGTAGCTGGAGCTTCTGAGAGATTGGGGCAAGCAAATCTCTACTACACACAATTCACCCACCCAATTTCAAGATTTCATCGGCCATTTTCAGTCTCCTTCAGCCATGGCTATGACCAATCTCTTCTCCACCCCTTCAGCTACATTTGTTAAGCAACCCCTTCACACATTATCTTCTTCAAATCCCAACCTCCGATTCTCGCCACTCAACTTCCGGGCTCCGCACTTGAGAAAACCAAGAACTACCAGAAAATTCACCGTCACATCCGAATCCAAGGATAGCAACTCAGCTGATGCGCCTGACCGTTTAATCTCAGCTATCACCTACTTCTACCCTTTCTTTGATGGGATTCAGTATGGGAAATATGTCATCACGCAGTTCTCTCCCTTTCAAACCGCCATCCAGCCCTTAGTTCCGGCTATCAAGATCTTCAAGAGCTTTCCTTTTAATGGGTTTCTGGTATTCTTGACCCTTTACTTTGTTGTTGTGAGGAATCCCAATTTCAGCAGGTACGTGAGATTCAATACTATGCAGGCTATAGTTCTTGATGTGCTCTTGATATTTCCTGACCTTTTGGAGAGAAGTTTCAGCCCTAGAGATGGTGTGGGATTGGATATAGTTATGAGTTTGGATAGTACTGTGTTCTTGTTTCtgtttgtttgtttgatttATGGATCTTCTTCCTGTTTGCTGGGCCAACTTCCAAGATTGCCTCTTGTTGCTGAGGCTGCTGATAGGCAAGTTATGTGAAACTTTGATATGGCAATCTTTAGCTATGTATCATGTGTTAAGttaataaatttgaatttagTTGTTATTCCATTTAGTttt
It encodes:
- the LOC140891125 gene encoding protein TIC 20-v, chloroplastic-like, producing MAMTNLFSTPSATFVKQPLHTLSSSNPNLRFSPLNFRAPHLRKPRTTRKFTVTSESKDSNSADAPDRLISAITYFYPFFDGIQYGKYVITQFSPFQTAIQPLVPAIKIFKSFPFNGFLVFLTLYFVVVRNPNFSRIRCTGNGAVLSQKMSAGAENGKDRPWSSC